In one window of Paracoccus saliphilus DNA:
- the gsiC gene encoding glutathione ABC transporter permease GsiC yields MLGYLVKRLVGTIPVILMVTVCVFAFVHMLPGDPARLVAGPEASPEDVLAVRKSLGLDRPLSEQFIRYVTRVVQGDFGISLKTRRTVIEEIGQRLMPTVWLTVFAMAWSTVIGLLIGVMSAVKRGKWPDYLGMIVAVSGISFPPFWLGLLLISLFSVRLGWFPTGGYGTWQHFVMPSFTLGVAVAAVMARFTRSAFIEIAREDYVRTARAKGVPERRVIWRHSLRNALIPIITMVGLQFGFLLGGSIVVESVFSWPGLGRLLVDSVSYRDYPVIQALILLFSLQFILINLLVDVLYVFANPEIRYK; encoded by the coding sequence ATGCTTGGCTATCTCGTAAAGCGGCTGGTAGGAACGATCCCGGTGATCCTGATGGTTACCGTCTGCGTCTTCGCCTTTGTGCATATGCTTCCGGGCGATCCCGCACGACTGGTCGCCGGACCCGAGGCCTCGCCCGAGGATGTCCTTGCTGTGCGCAAGTCACTGGGGCTGGACAGGCCGTTATCCGAACAGTTCATCCGCTATGTGACTCGTGTCGTTCAGGGGGATTTCGGTATTTCGCTGAAAACCCGGCGTACCGTCATCGAGGAAATAGGCCAGCGCCTGATGCCCACCGTCTGGCTGACGGTATTTGCCATGGCATGGTCGACGGTGATCGGCTTGCTGATCGGCGTGATGTCGGCGGTCAAGCGCGGCAAATGGCCGGACTACCTGGGCATGATCGTCGCGGTGTCGGGCATATCCTTCCCTCCGTTCTGGCTGGGCCTGCTTCTGATCAGCCTCTTTTCGGTACGATTGGGATGGTTCCCCACTGGCGGCTACGGGACCTGGCAGCATTTCGTCATGCCCTCCTTTACCCTCGGCGTCGCCGTCGCGGCGGTCATGGCGCGCTTCACCCGCTCTGCCTTCATCGAGATCGCCCGCGAGGATTACGTCCGAACCGCTCGCGCCAAGGGCGTCCCCGAACGACGGGTTATCTGGCGTCATTCACTGCGGAACGCACTGATCCCGATCATCACCATGGTCGGGCTGCAGTTCGGCTTTCTGCTGGGCGGATCGATCGTGGTCGAAAGCGTATTCTCGTGGCCGGGACTCGGACGGCTACTGGTCGATTCAGTATCCTATCGCGATTATCCCGTGATCCAAGCCCTGATCCTTCTTTTCTCGCTGCAATTCATCCTCATCAACCTGCTGGTCGATGTGCTGTATGTCTTTGCCAATCCGGAGATCCGCTACAAATGA
- a CDS encoding glutathione ABC transporter substrate-binding protein, with the protein MMKLKSLMAITALTAATILPIAGWAKPLTVAIKDNLTGLDPTNVNDTLSQTSLRLVYQGLFGFDEDMKLIPLLAESYDSNEDATEFTIKLRQGIKFHDGTDFNADAVKVNIERLANPDNGLSRRSLVSMVKEVQIVDDLTVKLVLDEPFGAMIASLAHPGAMMISPAALEKYGKDIDRNPIGTGPFVFKNWAADTLEVVRNEDYWKDGLPKVEGITIRSVPESGARFAMLQTGEAQFVPGFPPELLEAAKKNPALTVEATDSIVEYYVALNNTKEPFDDVRVRQALNYAVDKEAYCKIAFSGLCKPADSIIPEMLAFHVPAGDYAYDPDKAKELLKEAGLEDGFQAELWAVSNTENLRAAQFIQQQLAPIGVEVEVVPLEAGVATQRIWSVDTPEDAEVQMYYGGWSSSTGDADWGIRPLLYGESFPPAMFNVAYYNDPEVDSAIEGALGTSDPEKRGEFYADAQKLAWEGAPWIFLGTAQNISAQSNTVTGVHMLPDRGFLLEEAEFTE; encoded by the coding sequence ATGATGAAACTTAAATCGCTCATGGCCATAACCGCGCTGACTGCGGCAACAATTCTGCCAATCGCGGGCTGGGCCAAGCCCCTGACCGTTGCCATCAAGGACAACCTGACCGGACTGGACCCGACCAATGTCAACGATACGCTTTCGCAGACTTCGCTGCGCTTGGTTTATCAAGGCCTTTTCGGTTTCGACGAGGACATGAAACTGATCCCGCTGCTGGCCGAAAGCTATGACAGCAACGAGGATGCCACCGAGTTCACTATCAAGCTGCGTCAGGGGATCAAGTTCCATGACGGCACCGATTTCAACGCCGATGCGGTCAAGGTGAATATCGAACGCCTTGCCAATCCCGACAACGGGCTGTCGCGGCGCAGCCTTGTCTCGATGGTGAAAGAGGTGCAGATCGTCGATGACCTCACCGTCAAGCTGGTCCTCGACGAACCCTTCGGTGCGATGATCGCCTCGCTCGCCCATCCTGGTGCGATGATGATCTCGCCCGCGGCATTGGAAAAATACGGCAAGGATATCGACCGCAATCCGATCGGTACCGGCCCCTTCGTCTTCAAGAACTGGGCTGCCGATACGCTGGAAGTCGTCAGGAACGAGGATTACTGGAAGGACGGTCTGCCAAAGGTCGAGGGGATTACCATCCGCTCGGTTCCCGAATCCGGAGCGCGCTTCGCCATGCTGCAAACCGGTGAGGCGCAATTCGTCCCCGGCTTCCCGCCCGAATTGCTGGAGGCGGCCAAGAAGAACCCGGCCCTGACAGTCGAGGCTACGGATTCCATCGTCGAGTACTATGTCGCGCTGAACAACACCAAGGAACCCTTTGACGATGTCCGGGTCCGGCAGGCGCTGAACTACGCGGTGGACAAGGAAGCCTATTGCAAGATTGCCTTTAGCGGGTTGTGCAAACCGGCGGATTCGATCATCCCCGAAATGCTGGCCTTCCATGTGCCGGCTGGGGATTACGCCTATGACCCCGACAAGGCGAAAGAATTGCTGAAAGAGGCAGGGCTTGAAGACGGCTTCCAGGCTGAGTTGTGGGCCGTTTCGAATACCGAAAACCTGCGCGCTGCACAGTTCATCCAGCAACAGCTTGCCCCGATCGGCGTAGAAGTAGAAGTCGTTCCGCTGGAGGCCGGCGTCGCTACGCAGCGTATCTGGTCGGTGGACACGCCCGAGGATGCCGAGGTGCAGATGTATTATGGCGGCTGGTCGTCCTCGACCGGGGATGCGGATTGGGGCATTCGCCCGCTGCTTTATGGCGAAAGCTTCCCGCCTGCGATGTTCAACGTCGCCTATTACAATGACCCCGAGGTCGACAGCGCCATCGAAGGTGCGCTCGGCACTTCGGATCCAGAGAAGCGCGGCGAGTTCTATGCCGATGCCCAGAAACTGGCATGGGAGGGTGCTCCCTGGATCTTCCTGGGAACTGCGCAGAACATCTCGGCCCAAAGCAATACGGTGACGGGCGTTCACATGCTCCCAGATCGCGGCTTCCTGTTGGAAGAGGCGGAATTCACTGAATAA